A window of the Rhodoluna limnophila genome harbors these coding sequences:
- a CDS encoding signal peptidase II, producing MTVKKAALVRQVWFLGTAWLVIGVDQFTKHLAIQNLEFAKPVDFLGSIVRLNLLYNDSAAFSLGFGATWIFTLLSTLATLALLWFSRKIQSNSWALMGGILLGGVVGNLIDRLTRDPGFAIGHVVDFIQIPFNFAVFNIADIAIVSMCVLAAIRVIRGEKIGQE from the coding sequence GTGACTGTTAAAAAAGCGGCCTTGGTCCGCCAGGTTTGGTTTTTGGGTACGGCATGGCTGGTTATCGGCGTCGATCAGTTCACAAAGCATTTGGCTATCCAAAATTTAGAGTTTGCCAAACCGGTTGATTTTCTTGGTTCGATTGTTCGTTTGAACCTCTTGTACAACGACTCTGCAGCTTTCTCGCTAGGTTTCGGGGCAACCTGGATTTTCACCCTGCTCTCGACTTTGGCAACTCTGGCTCTGCTTTGGTTCAGTCGTAAAATCCAGTCAAACTCGTGGGCACTGATGGGTGGAATTTTGCTCGGGGGAGTCGTGGGAAATCTAATCGACCGCTTAACTCGCGATCCTGGATTTGCTATTGGCCACGTGGTCGATTTCATCCAAATTCCATTTAATTTTGCCGTGTTCAACATTGCCGACATTGCGATCGTCAGCATGTGCGTCTTGGCTGCGATCCGTGTAATTCGCGGCGAAAAAATCGGCCAAGAATAA
- a CDS encoding RluA family pseudouridine synthase → MTSLKLLPVPDSLIGERADAALAKMMGLSRSAAADLLADGHVLLNGKTIGKSDRLVVDGYLEVSMPTPKTPLAIVPVEVPGFKIVYQDEDIIVVDKPAGVAAHPSVGWDGPTVPGALLALGIQISTSGAQERQGIVQRLDVGTSGLMTLAKSEIAYSRLKQAFRDRAVHKVYHAVIQGHPDPLSGTFDAPIGRHPKAEFKFAVMNDGKHSVTHYETLEAFPAASLVEVVLETGRTHQIRVHFSAFRHPLVGDTMYGADPKLAAKLNLDRQWLHAMRLSFEHPTQGGTVEFSSEYPADLAHALEVLRAS, encoded by the coding sequence ATGACATCCCTCAAGCTACTTCCGGTTCCAGATTCATTGATTGGCGAGCGAGCCGACGCCGCTCTGGCCAAGATGATGGGATTGTCACGTTCCGCAGCGGCAGATTTGCTTGCTGATGGTCACGTACTGCTAAACGGAAAAACAATTGGCAAGTCAGATCGTTTAGTGGTTGATGGCTATCTAGAAGTTTCAATGCCGACTCCCAAGACACCATTGGCCATCGTTCCGGTTGAAGTTCCTGGATTCAAAATTGTTTACCAGGATGAAGACATCATCGTGGTTGACAAACCGGCAGGAGTGGCCGCACACCCGTCGGTGGGTTGGGACGGCCCGACGGTCCCGGGGGCACTGCTGGCCCTTGGCATCCAGATTTCGACATCGGGGGCGCAGGAGCGCCAGGGCATTGTTCAGCGCCTCGATGTTGGCACCAGCGGCCTAATGACCTTGGCAAAGTCTGAGATCGCCTATTCGCGCCTTAAGCAGGCATTTAGAGATCGTGCCGTTCACAAGGTTTACCACGCGGTGATTCAGGGCCACCCTGATCCGCTTTCGGGCACCTTCGACGCCCCAATCGGCCGCCACCCCAAGGCTGAGTTCAAGTTTGCTGTCATGAATGACGGAAAGCATTCGGTTACCCACTACGAAACCCTTGAAGCTTTTCCTGCTGCATCGCTGGTCGAGGTGGTCCTCGAAACCGGACGAACTCACCAAATCCGAGTGCACTTCTCAGCTTTTAGGCACCCACTGGTTGGTGACACAATGTACGGCGCCGATCCAAAGTTGGCAGCCAAATTAAACCTTGATCGCCAGTGGTTGCATGCCATGAGGTTGAGTTTTGAACACCCAACCCAGGGTGGCACCGTTGAATTCAGCAGTGAGTATCCAGCTGACCTTGCCCATGCCCTCGAGGTCCTCAGGGCCAGCTAA
- the dnaE gene encoding DNA polymerase III subunit alpha, with product MSASKDSFVHLHVHTEYSMLDGAARVKPLIQAAAEQGMPAIGISDHGNNFGAFDFYKTAKAAGVKPIIGIEAYLAPGTNRQERTRVRWGSGGEDDISGGGAFTHMTMFAENTAGMYNLFRMSSKAWLDGFYFKPRMDRELLQTYGAGVIATTGCVSGEVQTRLRLGQYEEAKKAAAEFQDIFGKENFFAEIMDHGLDIERRTMADLLRLAKELDMPLLATNDLHYTHAGDAEAHEALLCVQSGSTLDDPNRFKFDSQEFYLKSAQQMRALFADYPEACDNTLLVAERCNVDFQERELMPRFPVPEGHTEASWFEQEVAAGMQRRYRGDIPEAQAKQASYEVEVIKQMGFPGYFLVVADFIAWARAQGIRVGPGRGSAAGSIVAYALGITELDPVKHGLIFERFLNPERVSMPDIDVDFDDRRRGEVIRYVSDKYGDDRVAQIVTFGTIKAKQALKDAGRVLAMPYSVGEKLTKAMPPMVLGRDIALNDLIDSKSERYKEAQDFRDLIEGDEDSAKVFKLAQGLESLKRQWGVHAAGVIMSAEPLIDVIPIMKREDDGAVITQFDQPPCEKLGLLKMDFLGLRNLTVLDDTLANIKANRNETVVLEDLDLDSDPATFELLSRGDTLGVFQLDGTAMRSLLRLLKPSLFEHISAVIALYRPGPMGMNSHTNYALRKNGLQEVDSVHPELSESLSEVLDPTYGLIVYQEQVMAAAQKAAGFTLGKADLLRRAMGKKNKEELDKQYEGFSDGMKVNGYSEAAIKALWDTLLPFADYAFNRAHSAAYGVLSYWTAYLKANYPAEYMAALLTSVGDSKDKLGLYLSECRRMGINVLAPDVNESIAAFTAVGEDIRFGLGAVRNVGLNVVEGIAASRAEKGRFSNFHDFLRKVPATVCSKRVIESLIKAGAFDSMGHTRRALLEIHEEAVDAQSSLKKNEAVGQVDLFGSLFDTDESVQETFGGSVPDRPEWPKKEKLAYERDMLGLYVSDHPLAGREAQLARFSEQTIGAIASSETIKDGETVTVAGLITSVQHRVARASGNQYGSVVIEDFEGEMNVMLMGKTYLEYGRNLQPDQVVVVRGRISQRDDGNSLHAYSIETLEGSTENSNGPVILRMPETEATREVLEELARILRVHSGREEVQVLLVGEGTERLFKLQQKVTVSQDLFGELKVLLGARCLQA from the coding sequence TTGTCTGCGTCTAAAGACTCGTTTGTGCACCTACACGTGCACACCGAGTATTCGATGCTCGATGGCGCAGCTCGAGTGAAACCGCTGATCCAGGCTGCTGCAGAACAGGGCATGCCGGCCATTGGAATCAGCGACCACGGCAATAACTTTGGTGCCTTCGATTTTTACAAAACAGCCAAGGCTGCCGGCGTCAAGCCGATCATCGGCATCGAGGCCTACCTTGCTCCGGGAACCAACCGGCAGGAGCGAACCAGGGTCCGATGGGGATCTGGTGGCGAGGACGACATCTCGGGTGGTGGTGCATTCACCCACATGACCATGTTCGCCGAGAACACCGCGGGAATGTACAACTTGTTCCGGATGTCCTCAAAGGCTTGGCTCGATGGGTTCTACTTCAAGCCGCGAATGGACCGAGAGCTACTGCAGACCTACGGAGCGGGCGTCATTGCCACCACCGGCTGTGTTTCTGGTGAGGTTCAAACTCGATTGCGCCTCGGCCAGTACGAGGAAGCCAAGAAGGCTGCGGCTGAGTTTCAGGACATCTTTGGTAAAGAAAACTTCTTCGCCGAAATCATGGACCACGGCCTCGACATCGAGCGCCGAACCATGGCCGACCTGCTACGTCTAGCCAAAGAGCTGGACATGCCACTGCTGGCTACCAACGATTTGCACTACACCCACGCCGGCGACGCCGAGGCACACGAGGCTCTACTTTGCGTTCAATCGGGCTCGACCTTGGACGATCCGAATCGCTTCAAGTTTGACTCCCAGGAGTTTTATCTAAAGTCAGCGCAGCAAATGCGCGCACTTTTTGCCGACTATCCAGAAGCCTGCGACAACACGCTATTGGTTGCAGAACGTTGCAATGTTGATTTTCAAGAACGCGAGCTTATGCCTCGATTCCCAGTTCCTGAGGGGCACACTGAGGCCAGCTGGTTCGAGCAAGAGGTTGCTGCGGGTATGCAGAGACGCTATCGGGGAGATATTCCTGAGGCTCAGGCCAAGCAGGCCTCTTACGAGGTTGAAGTTATCAAGCAAATGGGTTTCCCAGGCTACTTCCTGGTAGTTGCCGACTTTATCGCTTGGGCTCGCGCCCAGGGCATCCGAGTCGGGCCGGGTCGTGGTTCAGCCGCTGGATCCATCGTGGCCTATGCGCTGGGAATCACAGAGCTTGACCCGGTTAAGCACGGATTGATTTTTGAGCGTTTCCTAAACCCAGAGCGTGTATCCATGCCCGACATCGATGTTGACTTTGATGACCGGCGCCGCGGAGAAGTAATTCGCTATGTCTCGGACAAGTACGGTGACGACCGAGTTGCCCAGATTGTGACTTTTGGAACCATCAAGGCAAAGCAGGCCTTGAAAGATGCCGGTCGAGTTTTGGCAATGCCTTACTCTGTCGGTGAAAAGCTGACCAAGGCCATGCCTCCAATGGTTCTTGGCCGCGACATTGCCCTAAACGATCTAATCGACAGTAAGTCTGAGCGATACAAAGAAGCCCAGGATTTCCGTGACCTCATCGAGGGTGATGAAGACTCCGCCAAGGTATTCAAACTCGCGCAGGGGCTTGAGTCACTTAAGCGCCAGTGGGGTGTTCACGCCGCCGGCGTTATCATGTCAGCCGAGCCGCTCATCGACGTTATTCCAATCATGAAGCGCGAGGATGACGGCGCCGTCATTACTCAGTTTGACCAACCGCCTTGTGAAAAACTTGGTCTACTCAAGATGGACTTCTTGGGTCTGCGAAACCTAACGGTGCTCGATGACACCCTGGCGAACATCAAGGCAAACCGCAATGAAACTGTGGTCCTTGAGGACCTAGATCTCGATTCAGACCCGGCAACCTTTGAGCTTCTATCCCGCGGTGACACCCTAGGTGTTTTTCAGCTCGATGGAACGGCAATGCGTTCCCTTTTGCGCTTGCTTAAGCCATCGTTGTTTGAACACATCTCAGCAGTTATTGCTCTCTACCGACCAGGCCCGATGGGTATGAACTCCCACACCAACTATGCGCTTCGCAAGAATGGCCTGCAAGAAGTTGATTCAGTTCATCCAGAACTATCTGAGTCACTCTCTGAGGTTTTGGACCCTACCTACGGCCTGATTGTTTATCAGGAGCAAGTAATGGCTGCAGCTCAAAAAGCTGCGGGCTTCACGCTGGGTAAAGCAGACCTTTTGCGTCGCGCGATGGGTAAAAAGAACAAAGAAGAGCTGGATAAGCAGTACGAAGGCTTCTCGGACGGCATGAAGGTCAACGGGTACTCTGAGGCAGCCATCAAGGCGCTTTGGGACACACTGTTGCCTTTTGCTGACTACGCCTTCAACCGAGCCCACTCTGCGGCTTACGGTGTGCTCTCGTATTGGACTGCCTACCTGAAGGCCAATTACCCAGCCGAGTACATGGCAGCACTGCTTACTTCGGTGGGTGACTCTAAGGACAAACTTGGTCTTTACCTAAGTGAGTGTCGCCGCATGGGCATCAATGTTTTGGCACCTGATGTAAACGAATCGATTGCTGCGTTCACCGCTGTCGGTGAAGATATTCGATTCGGTCTGGGTGCTGTCAGAAATGTCGGCCTCAACGTCGTCGAAGGTATTGCTGCCTCCCGTGCCGAAAAAGGCCGATTCTCAAACTTCCACGATTTCCTTCGCAAGGTTCCGGCTACTGTCTGCTCAAAGCGTGTGATTGAGTCCCTGATCAAGGCGGGTGCATTCGACTCGATGGGGCACACTCGCCGTGCATTACTTGAAATTCACGAAGAAGCTGTCGACGCCCAATCATCTCTCAAGAAAAATGAGGCGGTAGGTCAAGTTGACCTCTTCGGCTCACTATTTGACACCGATGAATCGGTTCAGGAGACCTTTGGTGGTTCGGTTCCTGACCGCCCAGAATGGCCTAAAAAAGAGAAGCTAGCCTACGAGCGCGACATGCTTGGTCTGTACGTCAGCGACCATCCTTTGGCCGGCCGAGAGGCTCAGTTGGCGAGATTCTCAGAGCAGACTATTGGTGCCATTGCTTCAAGCGAGACCATCAAAGATGGTGAAACGGTAACCGTTGCCGGTTTGATTACCTCGGTTCAGCACAGGGTTGCCAGAGCCTCAGGAAACCAGTACGGCTCGGTGGTAATCGAGGACTTCGAGGGTGAGATGAACGTCATGCTCATGGGTAAGACCTACCTCGAGTACGGTCGAAACCTTCAGCCAGACCAGGTAGTAGTGGTGCGCGGTCGCATCAGTCAGCGTGACGATGGCAATAGTCTGCACGCCTATTCAATCGAAACTCTGGAGGGTTCGACTGAGAACTCCAATGGTCCTGTAATTTTACGAATGCCTGAAACTGAGGCCACGCGAGAGGTTCTCGAAGAACTTGCTCGAATTTTGCGAGTGCACTCGGGGCGCGAAGAGGTCCAGGTGCTGCTCGTTGGAGAAGGTACCGAAAGGCTTTTCAAACTGCAGCAAAAAGTGACTGTTAGCCAGGACCTTTTTGGTGAGTTGAAAGTGTTGCTGGGAGCGCGCTGCCTTCAGGCTTAG
- a CDS encoding flavin reductase family protein — translation MSELEIEKDPVEALKATFRRHASGVSVITMLDAAGKPVGFTATSMTSLGANPPLASFNVACGSSTWPALEQASYVAIHTLGEGNLALAQKMAADHTLRFADDDWHEGPYGVPVFPAATSILIAKIREKHAVASNAVIIVDVIEGLIGELQPALLYYQRGYVKPGEKLA, via the coding sequence ATGTCTGAGTTAGAGATAGAAAAAGATCCGGTTGAAGCACTGAAGGCAACCTTCAGAAGGCACGCCTCGGGTGTTTCGGTTATCACCATGCTCGATGCCGCCGGCAAGCCAGTTGGTTTTACCGCAACATCGATGACTTCTCTTGGTGCAAACCCTCCCCTGGCGAGCTTCAACGTTGCCTGCGGTTCAAGTACCTGGCCAGCCCTTGAGCAGGCCAGCTACGTGGCAATTCACACTCTTGGCGAAGGCAATTTGGCCCTAGCTCAAAAGATGGCAGCCGACCACACCCTCCGCTTTGCTGATGATGACTGGCACGAGGGGCCTTACGGAGTTCCGGTGTTTCCGGCAGCAACATCCATTTTGATTGCAAAAATTCGCGAGAAGCATGCGGTTGCTTCAAACGCGGTAATCATTGTGGACGTTATCGAAGGACTAATCGGCGAACTTCAGCCAGCGCTGCTTTACTACCAACGCGGCTACGTAAAGCCGGGCGAAAAACTGGCCTAA
- the hisD gene encoding histidinol dehydrogenase: MNEPIPVNLRVVDLRGQSFDSAQVNRLVPRASVDITQAVEQIRPLLEDVRTLGESAIVDVTLTRDGVDPRPLRVTEEELRRAEAELSPELRRAIEESIERVFKVSRATLPQDTSVTLAEGAVVHQRWQPVDSVGLYVPGGKAVYPSSVIMNVIPAQVAGVERLALASPAQKEFNGRPHPTVLATASILGVKDVFCMGGPAAVAAFAYGIKQIDFEPVSLVTGPGNIYVAAAKRALRGAIGIDSEAGTTEILILADESANARFIAYDLVSQAEHDEAAASVLVTDSEALAHAVINELAAIVASTSHTERVRTALEGQQSAVVLVSSLTDAIKFTNHYATEHLEIHTSDNQAALDAITNAGAIFLGEYSPVSLGDYMAGSNHVLPTGQQAKFGAGLGVHTFLRAQQVIDYQKSGLEPIAKMVADFAESEGLPGHGDAVTARFDR, encoded by the coding sequence TTGAACGAGCCAATTCCGGTTAATTTGCGAGTCGTTGACCTTCGCGGTCAGAGTTTCGACAGTGCGCAGGTTAACCGTTTGGTTCCGCGAGCCTCGGTTGATATCACCCAAGCCGTAGAACAAATTCGACCATTGCTCGAGGACGTTCGTACGCTGGGTGAATCGGCAATTGTCGATGTAACCCTCACCCGCGATGGAGTCGATCCTCGCCCCCTTCGGGTTACCGAGGAAGAGCTTCGACGAGCTGAGGCTGAGCTCAGCCCAGAACTTCGTCGTGCCATCGAAGAGTCAATTGAGCGCGTTTTCAAGGTGTCCCGGGCCACTCTTCCGCAGGACACTTCTGTAACTCTTGCTGAGGGTGCCGTGGTCCACCAAAGGTGGCAGCCGGTCGATTCGGTTGGTCTATACGTGCCCGGCGGCAAAGCGGTTTATCCATCCAGCGTAATCATGAACGTGATTCCAGCTCAGGTTGCTGGCGTCGAGCGACTGGCTCTGGCTTCACCGGCCCAAAAAGAATTCAACGGGCGTCCGCACCCGACGGTGCTGGCTACCGCGTCAATTTTGGGTGTCAAGGACGTCTTCTGCATGGGCGGTCCCGCTGCTGTGGCAGCCTTCGCCTATGGCATTAAGCAAATCGATTTTGAACCGGTCAGCCTGGTGACTGGTCCAGGAAACATCTATGTGGCAGCCGCCAAGCGTGCTCTCCGAGGCGCCATCGGTATTGACTCTGAAGCTGGCACCACTGAAATCCTGATTCTTGCTGATGAGAGTGCAAATGCACGCTTCATCGCCTACGACCTAGTGAGTCAGGCCGAGCACGATGAGGCGGCCGCATCTGTTTTGGTCACCGATTCAGAGGCGCTTGCTCACGCGGTTATAAATGAACTGGCGGCGATTGTGGCTTCAACCAGTCACACTGAGCGCGTTCGCACCGCTCTCGAAGGGCAGCAGTCTGCAGTTGTGTTGGTCAGCAGTCTGACTGACGCTATTAAGTTCACCAATCACTACGCAACCGAGCACCTAGAAATTCACACGAGTGACAACCAGGCTGCATTGGATGCCATTACCAATGCCGGTGCAATTTTCCTCGGTGAGTACTCACCTGTTTCTCTGGGGGACTACATGGCCGGGTCAAACCACGTTTTACCTACCGGTCAACAGGCAAAATTCGGCGCTGGCTTGGGTGTGCACACATTCCTTCGCGCTCAGCAGGTCATTGATTATCAGAAATCCGGTCTGGAGCCGATCGCCAAGATGGTCGCCGATTTTGCTGAATCCGAGGGATTGCCTGGCCACGGTGATGCCGTCACCGCGCGTTTTGATCGGTAA
- the nrdR gene encoding transcriptional regulator NrdR produces MHCPFCRFADSRVTDSRTSDDGSSIRRRRQCPECGMRFSTTETASLTVVKRSGVTQPFSRDKIMNGVRKACQGRPVSESDLALLAQTVEEDVRSTGAAQLEANDIGLAILEPLRKLDEVAFMRFASVYQGWETLEDFEAAIGKLRASHREQ; encoded by the coding sequence ATGCACTGTCCATTTTGCAGATTCGCCGATTCGCGCGTGACCGATTCGCGCACCTCTGATGATGGTTCATCGATTCGTCGTCGTCGTCAGTGCCCTGAGTGTGGCATGCGCTTCAGCACCACCGAAACCGCCAGTCTTACAGTGGTGAAGCGCAGCGGTGTGACCCAACCTTTCAGCCGTGACAAAATCATGAACGGTGTCAGAAAGGCATGCCAGGGGCGTCCGGTATCCGAATCAGACCTTGCGCTATTAGCCCAGACCGTTGAAGAAGACGTGCGTTCTACTGGCGCTGCTCAGCTCGAGGCAAACGACATCGGACTTGCTATTTTGGAGCCACTTCGAAAGCTCGACGAGGTTGCTTTTATGCGTTTCGCCAGCGTTTATCAGGGTTGGGAAACTCTAGAAGATTTCGAGGCTGCGATCGGAAAGCTTCGGGCCAGCCACCGAGAGCAGTAG
- a CDS encoding vitamin B12-dependent ribonucleotide reductase — MNDHQDFGDSTPTGRGLTISRIYTQEGVHPFDQVNWEYRDVVQTNWQTGETIFEQSGVEFPDFWSINASTIVTTKYFRGAVGASDREFSLKQLINRVVHTYTHAGRENGYFASENDATVFEHELTYMLLNQIFSFNSPVWFNVGTKSPQQVSACFILAVDDSMDSILNWYREEGLIFKGGSGAGLNLSRIRSSKELLKKSGGTASGPVSFMRGADASAGTIKSGGATRRAAKMVVLDVDHPDIEEFIETKAREEGKIRVLRDAGYNMELGGKDIISVQYQNANNSVRVNAEFMEAVEHGGSFGLRARTTGEVIETVDARELFAKIADAAWQCADPGIQYDDIINDWHTTPESGRISASNPCSEYMHLDNSSCNLASLNLLKFLLPDGSFDSDTFIKANELIFTAMDISICFADFPTEAIAQTTRAFRQLGIGYANLGALLMAIGVPYDSREGFALAAAITSLMTATAYRRSAELAGVVGAYEGFAKNQFAHERIMAKHQEASLQVDPVSQIDADVIDAANYQWALNREIGAQNGWRNAQASLLAPTGTIGFMMDCDTTGIEPDFSLVKYKKLSTGGSMQIVNQTIPFALHRLGYAQETIEQIIEHIGQHGHVVDAPGLKVEHYPIFDTAIGVRAIEPMGHVRMMAAVQPFLSGAISKTVNMPETATREEIADVYFQGWKMGLKALAIYRDNCKVGQPLSDAKAKSAPAPESDQKVVSSGLGSPMAHPVRKRLPKSRPSSTTSFTVGGAEGYMTAGSYPDGGLGEVFLKLGKQGSTLAGVMDAFSIAVSIGLQYGVPLETFVQKFTNVSFEPAGLTDDADIRMAKSLMDYIFRRLALDYLPIETRTYLGILSSEERTAALDANSTYGLPEVVPPTTQPVSKNTDSPISAGAVVDDALRQVAEAVAEVVVATPPQASVKREIHSSAELFEMLQGTESDAPLCFNCGIKMRPSGSCHVCEGCGSTSGCS, encoded by the coding sequence ATGAATGACCACCAAGACTTCGGAGATTCAACACCAACCGGCCGCGGACTGACTATTAGCCGGATTTACACGCAAGAGGGCGTTCACCCGTTCGACCAGGTGAATTGGGAATACCGGGACGTCGTGCAGACCAATTGGCAGACCGGCGAGACAATTTTTGAGCAATCTGGCGTTGAATTCCCCGACTTCTGGAGCATCAACGCCAGCACAATTGTGACTACCAAGTACTTCCGCGGTGCCGTTGGGGCTTCTGACCGCGAATTCAGTCTCAAACAACTGATCAACCGGGTAGTCCACACCTACACTCACGCGGGGAGAGAAAACGGATATTTTGCCTCCGAGAATGACGCCACGGTTTTTGAGCACGAACTCACATACATGCTCCTAAACCAGATCTTCAGCTTCAATTCACCGGTATGGTTCAACGTTGGCACCAAGAGCCCGCAACAGGTATCCGCCTGCTTCATTCTCGCCGTCGATGATTCCATGGATTCGATTTTGAACTGGTATCGCGAAGAGGGGCTGATCTTTAAAGGCGGTTCCGGAGCCGGGCTCAACCTGTCACGAATTCGCTCATCCAAGGAGCTTCTCAAAAAGTCAGGCGGAACCGCGTCCGGCCCAGTTTCGTTCATGCGTGGGGCAGATGCCAGCGCTGGCACAATCAAGTCGGGCGGGGCCACGCGCCGAGCAGCCAAAATGGTAGTCCTGGACGTCGATCACCCGGACATCGAAGAATTCATAGAGACCAAGGCACGTGAAGAGGGCAAGATTCGCGTTCTCCGAGACGCCGGTTACAACATGGAACTCGGCGGCAAGGACATCATCTCGGTCCAGTATCAAAATGCCAATAACTCCGTGCGGGTAAATGCTGAGTTCATGGAAGCGGTGGAACACGGTGGCTCCTTTGGTCTTCGTGCCCGCACCACCGGTGAAGTGATCGAAACCGTTGATGCACGCGAACTGTTTGCAAAAATTGCTGATGCCGCGTGGCAATGTGCCGACCCAGGTATTCAGTACGACGACATTATTAACGACTGGCACACTACTCCCGAGTCAGGTCGCATTTCAGCATCTAACCCTTGCTCGGAGTACATGCACCTTGATAACTCAAGCTGCAACCTAGCCTCGCTCAACCTGCTCAAGTTCCTTCTTCCAGACGGTTCTTTTGACAGCGATACCTTCATCAAGGCCAATGAACTTATTTTTACGGCCATGGACATTTCAATTTGCTTTGCCGACTTCCCAACCGAGGCAATTGCCCAGACAACTCGTGCTTTCCGCCAACTAGGCATTGGCTATGCAAATCTCGGTGCCCTGCTTATGGCGATTGGCGTTCCTTATGACAGTCGCGAAGGTTTTGCCCTCGCGGCCGCAATCACCTCACTGATGACAGCAACCGCTTATCGCCGTTCGGCAGAGCTTGCCGGTGTAGTCGGGGCTTACGAGGGATTTGCTAAAAACCAGTTCGCTCACGAGCGAATTATGGCCAAGCACCAAGAGGCCAGTTTGCAGGTTGATCCGGTCAGTCAGATTGATGCTGACGTAATCGATGCAGCCAATTATCAGTGGGCTTTGAACCGTGAGATCGGTGCCCAAAATGGCTGGCGCAACGCCCAAGCCTCACTCTTGGCCCCAACCGGGACCATCGGCTTCATGATGGATTGCGACACCACCGGAATTGAACCTGATTTCTCGCTAGTCAAGTACAAGAAGCTCTCAACTGGCGGTTCGATGCAGATCGTCAACCAAACTATTCCGTTTGCACTTCACCGCCTTGGCTATGCCCAAGAAACCATTGAGCAAATCATTGAGCACATTGGTCAGCACGGTCACGTGGTTGATGCTCCTGGTTTGAAGGTGGAACACTATCCGATTTTTGATACCGCGATTGGGGTCCGGGCAATTGAGCCGATGGGCCATGTTCGCATGATGGCTGCGGTTCAACCCTTCCTATCGGGTGCTATTTCAAAGACCGTAAACATGCCTGAGACAGCAACTCGCGAGGAAATCGCTGACGTCTACTTCCAGGGCTGGAAAATGGGTCTGAAGGCTCTGGCTATCTATCGCGACAACTGTAAAGTCGGTCAGCCACTTTCTGATGCCAAGGCAAAATCTGCCCCCGCTCCAGAGAGTGATCAAAAAGTCGTCTCTTCAGGGCTGGGTTCGCCAATGGCTCACCCAGTTCGCAAACGCCTACCAAAGTCGCGGCCATCCTCAACAACTTCATTCACTGTGGGCGGAGCTGAGGGTTACATGACCGCCGGGTCTTACCCTGACGGTGGCCTCGGTGAGGTATTCCTCAAGCTTGGTAAACAGGGCTCAACCTTGGCCGGCGTAATGGACGCATTCTCGATTGCAGTCTCGATCGGCCTGCAATATGGCGTCCCACTTGAAACCTTTGTGCAAAAGTTCACGAATGTGTCCTTCGAGCCGGCTGGACTAACCGATGACGCCGACATTCGAATGGCCAAGTCGCTGATGGATTACATCTTCAGGCGCCTGGCTCTTGACTACTTGCCAATCGAGACGCGAACCTACCTAGGTATTCTCTCCTCGGAGGAGCGCACCGCGGCACTCGATGCCAATTCGACCTACGGACTGCCAGAGGTTGTCCCGCCAACCACTCAGCCTGTTTCGAAAAACACCGACTCACCAATTTCCGCAGGAGCGGTGGTTGACGACGCACTGCGTCAGGTGGCCGAAGCAGTAGCTGAGGTAGTTGTTGCAACTCCGCCACAGGCCAGTGTGAAACGCGAAATTCATTCCTCGGCCGAGCTTTTCGAAATGCTGCAGGGCACTGAATCAGATGCGCCACTCTGTTTCAACTGCGGCATCAAGATGCGTCCGTCTGGTTCCTGCCACGTTTGTGAGGGTTGTGGCTCAACCTCGGGCTGCAGCTAG